The region AGAAAAAATTCTCACATGAAgcatgtaaaatattgtaaaagtCACAGAAAGAAAATAGTGGTCTCAGTAAATTTGCTTGTTGCCCATGTTTAGTGGGACCCAAGTTATGGTGGCAAACACTAGGGTTCTAAttgttaatctgttttttttcctgtgtagGTGATCCATGATTGTCGAGGTATCTCCGGCTGTTTGTACCATCAATACGCAGTTAACTTGGCCAACATCTTTGATACACAGGTTAATAAAAATTGTATCCAAATCTTTTAACTTGTCCAACACTGCTTACCTGTATGGAGGTCTAGGAAAGATAGCTTGACTCAAAACTGCACAGCTGCATTGGTCAGAAAGTGATGTGCTGTCTGATGCACGTATCTTTCATTGTGGGATGTTGTTGATGGCGGATGACAACCATGGTAGCAGTGTAAGTTATGAGTTGTTTGGTAGCTTCATCGCGCACCAGTCACCATGTCACTGGCCTTAATACAGCTCTGAGACCGTTTGTCTTGCAGGTGTCAAAAATTGATGAGCAGTGTATATTAGCACTGTTTGAAAAGCTTTCCATTTCACGTGTCTGTCTTAGTCAGTGCAAAGGACCCtcaatcttttttatttcagaatgGTGCTCTTGATAGCAGTCTTGCTTCACTGCTGCTATGGATGCCCACAGGACTCCAGCCTGTGCAGAATTGCAgatagacactttttttttataagctgTCAGTAAACCGACCAGCcagttgtaggttttttttttttttgccaagtatTGTCAGAAAGCAGCAAACCTGAGGAGTCTTCATATTGTCTGTTGTCTCCCCAGGTTGCAGATGTTATGCTCTTTCACATGGAAACGGGTGGCTTCCTACCAGAGCGGGTCAGCACTCTTGAGGAGTGCATTATCCGCCACCTAAAAATAGCCTCGTTCCGCCTCTCTTCCTTAAAGCTGAAAGCACAGCTAGCTGAGGTACACAATCTGTTTTTCATGTCAAAAAATAGTTGAGATGGGTTCTAGTGGGGTTAGACCTAGGCCTGGGTTTGAAGCTGGCAAGTTAAATTAGTTTGATTTATCTCATCCTTGCCCCCGGTGGAAATTAGTCCACATTAAAAAACCTTCATGCAATTGGGCACAATTCAGCACAATCAGTTGTGAAGGAAAAGCTGTGTAATAATGCATACTGGCATCATGCCTGACTGAGGAAAAGCTGCATAATACATACTGGCTACGATGCCTGACTGTAGCCAGTGCGGTTGTCATTCAACTTTCATAAGCTCTAAATTCACAATTTGTTTGCGTTTGCAGTTTGATTCTAGTATATCGATGAATACAATTCTTTAGATTTTCAGCAACAGTAGTGTAGTACTCCCTTGCTTACAGTGCAGTCTGTGTCTGTCCTTTACTACTAAATCTGGCGAGCTTCGATCAGGCACGTTTAGTTCCTGTCTGCCATCTCCACACCTCCAGGACCCTGCTGTACTACACATCTATTGTTACTGTTGGTGCTAAAGTGCAGTCAGATCGCTCTGTTCTGGGTTTGCTTCATGTGCAGGAGAACAGTGAGGCGTGGTATGTGCGTCCTTCCCCGGTCTCTCTGCAGAGAGCGATGGCCTTGTCAGTGATTCATCTGCAGCCCCTGCGCCTAGTCATGCTGGACGCACTGATGTCTGACTACACCAGCCTGGTGGACACCTACCTGAGCATGTTTCGGGAGGAACCTGTCGATATCCAAACAGGCAGTCAGGTTGTAGACACTTCAAATACTTCACttagtcacttaacctccttgtgctctgtctagtcacatatcttgtaaagtgctctgtgatggtagtccactgtGAATGGCGCTgtataaagataataataataataataattattattaataaaatacactagATAGAAATCTGACAAACTTAGCAGTGTATTTATTGATACATTACCCCTGCCTTGTGTTGTCAGTACTGCATAAGTAGTATTCTTAGAAAGTTTTAGTGTTACAGTGACAGGGCTGCTGTCTATTCTAACCCACCCAGACTGGCACCTCTCCAGtttttttactaaatatcttTGGATCCCTGAGTAATTGTCATTTCTCACAAATAGGTAAAATATTGTAATCAGCAAGACCTTCCACAGCTACAGTAGAAGCACACTTATTTCCATTTACTACCAAAGCAGAATGATTAGATGGGATGTTTGTATCACAGAAAATGTGTCTCTGCAACAGTGACAACCAGGACAGGTGTTGCTTTGTATATTTTTCTAatcttggcagtcaccattgcaaaaaatgtatgcaaacaaGTGACATGCAAAAAATGATATGCagattacatatatatttataaatacagtcaAGGGTCATTAACTACAGAAATCGTTTTTCCAATCGTGTCATTTTGTCTTCTTTCAAactataaaatgttgttttttgcacAGAATACCTGCCTTGAACTTCCCAAAGAGCTTCAGGAGCTGGAGTTCATGCAGAAACAACGCCGAGAGTGGGCTCTGGAACACTACAAAATGAACGAAGATGGTCTCCTTGTCAGGTCTGACCCCAAACCCATTAAGAAATctccagggggcagtgcacagcCTCTTAGTGTAGGTAGACCACAAAGCCATGAACCCACTGTTGTGGAAGCAGACGTAGATGCTGAAAGCATTGCAAGTGTGGTGGAGAAGAATCCAACTGAAATACACAGACCCATGACACAAAAGAAAATTGAACCCTCTGACCGGGATCAAGGAGTTACTTATGTCTCCAAGAAAGCTGAGCAACGTGAAGTTGAGGTCAGTGAAGCTGCAGATGACTTTAAGGGGGCTACTGAAGCAAGCGGGTGGGCTTATGTCAAACTGGATCAGAGCTCTACACGTACCCTAAAATCAGGGATTTCTGAAGGGTCCCccaaaagtaaaagaaaacagcCTCCTGTGAAAGATCCACTGACAGAGATGCCAATTCCATCTCAAGAAGATAGCAGACCATTGGCGATAGTATGCTCTGGGACTGCTGAAATTTCTGAAGAGTCCCGTGGACATAAGAAACCCCAGGTCACCAGGGAGGATGCACAGGCAGGGGTAACACTTTCTTCTCTAGAAGAAAGCATTTCAGAGGTTATGGTGAGTCCATGCATTGCAGAAGCTCATGGCGTAGCTCAAGAAGACAGTGCGTCACAACCCATGTACCTTTCAGCAGGA is a window of Polyodon spathula isolate WHYD16114869_AA chromosome 12, ASM1765450v1, whole genome shotgun sequence DNA encoding:
- the exd1 gene encoding LOW QUALITY PROTEIN: piRNA biogenesis protein EXD1 (The sequence of the model RefSeq protein was modified relative to this genomic sequence to represent the inferred CDS: substituted 1 base at 1 genomic stop codon); this encodes MDSTHDYHFLDYFKKKRVKLTLTNCSSYFGTVQRINLNRTVILEDVVDAESGRNLQGVKLFFGHEIQNGMIEISHKSFLHVSNSRXGRGLEGQLTVAEFHPYRKNMECLCFSDDEEENVDFVIIDQFQEKFGPAIIHIQNQRVIGVGVDGVGISQHERVCWMQISTKNQIYLFDILLLGARAFKNGLTRILEDSNILKVIHDCRGISGCLYHQYAVNLANIFDTQVADVMLFHMETGGFLPERVSTLEECIIRHLKIASFRLSSLKLKAQLAEENSEAWYVRPSPVSLQRAMALSVIHLQPLRLVMLDALMSDYTSLVDTYLSMFREEPVDIQTGSQNTCLELPKELQELEFMQKQRREWALEHYKMNEDGLLVRSDPKPIKKSPGGSAQPLSVGRPQSHEPTVVEADVDAESIASVVEKNPTEIHRPMTQKKIEPSDRDQGVTYVSKKAEQREVEVSEAADDFKGATEASGWAYVKLDQSSTRTLKSGISEGSPKSKRKQPPVKDPLTEMPIPSQEDSRPLAIVCSGTAEISEESRGHKKPQVTREDAQAGVTLSSLEESISEVMVSPCIAEAHGVAQEDSASQPMYLSAGRGLFFQKPACSSIPLNLSFGALLRNGGH